The genomic stretch TGTGGTAAGGCTTGTGCATTGTCCTCAGCCCACCTGGGTAGTGTGCTAgcagccaggatgctgctgtcctctggCAGCTTTGTGCAAAGTTGGATGTTTGAAAGAACAACGAGGTATTATGCACACCCAGCCTCCTTTTTAAGCAGTCTTTGTGTCACGGTGTTAACAAACCTGTATTGATCAGGAAAGATGTGCGTAAAGAATGAAAGGATTTATTAATGAGTGCCAAATACTTCTATTTAGGGTTGAAAAGACATAGAATATctcattaatcatagaatcagagactagttagggttggaaaggaccttaagatcatctagttccaacccccctgccatgggcagggacacctcacactaaaccatcccacacaaggcttcgtccaacctggccttgaacaccaccagggatggagcattcgcaaaaATCGAtgtgtgagggttttttttaagggatCCTTCATAGGAGGAAAGTACAGAAGTTCCTCACAAAGGGTTAACACTTTAGCTACTGTTGCCATTAATATCAAATAATCCTGTAAGAATTAAAGACTAAAGTGTTTGAATCGTATAAGGCCATTAGATACTGGCTCAGCACAAGAAGTAATGTACTGAGGAGATAGCTCAGTGGTTGTCTGTAGTTGTTCCCTAGCATTgcttctctcctctttctgtctGGCAATGAAACTGAGATGCTTTTGTAGAGAGTAATGGTTTATGGTTGTATGGCTGGACTCGGGATTCACTCTTAGGACTTCccagaaacaagacaaaagaaaacgCACAGAGAAAAGAGTTATTAGGAAGGCTCTCcctccataaaaaaaaaacaaggataAAAGTGGGCTTACAAGGAGAGCTGCTATTAGTATATTTTGAAATAGCTACTTAGCAGGCTTAGGCACCACAGTTGGATGCTACGTGAAGACCTGCAGTGCCACTACAGctgaaaggttttcttttcgGCCCTTCTTCCCAAGGGGTACGGAAGAATGGATTTGATAGTGATACAGTGCCATAACATCACTATGTTAATATTTGCTTTGGCTGCATGTTATGGCTTCCCTGTAAAAGCTAAGATTTTAAAACcttaaaatggctttagaagcactgcagcagctatgGGAGTTCTGCCACAGCAAGACAGATGGGGTTGTGTAAACTTTAATTAGGGGTTGATAAGCTGGACCACACTGATAAATAATGTCAGCAGCCTTACCCAGCTGGAACTGCAAGAAGTGCATCACCCACAGACCTTAATGAATCAGAACGGTGAGACCAACCACACAAAGCAGAAGCATCTGAAGtggttttgaaaataactttgcCTTCATCTGGTgttaaattgattttaaattagGAGTTTTCCCTTGCCTGTCAAGTCTGTAGGGATTAGTTATTTCACGATCTGCAATGCCTGGTGCATTGCTGTATTTGACGTATTTGCCAGTTTTTAAATGGAACTAGGTTTTATAAGTATTTTGTCAACCCCATTTCAGTGGGTGTCCAGTTCATACAAAACCTGAAGAAATGCTGTgtcaaaaaaatgtgtttacacATGGCTTATCCTATAGCATCTCAAGTGCTAAGTCACAGCAATTGCAATTTGAGATAACGACAAGCGGTTGCTTAAGGTTGCTTTTTCATGTTAACGTTGTCTATGCTTTCCTGCTTTTAACACAGAATTTCCCTCAAATAGATTTTTCCAGCATAAAGGATGAAATAATCTGTGGTGCCAAGCACTCCGAGCTATGTTGCTAAGCATCGCCTCCTCTTACTGTGCTAGTTTTAAAATCCAGGTTTTGATCATTTACTATCCTTTCTATGGCCTTTTTAACTGATTTTACCCAAACCATTTTCTACTGCTTAAAGTTACATCCCTGAAACCTCAGAGAAATTTACCACAGACTGTGGGTGAAAGAAGCACTGTGTGGGGTGAAGTAATAAATCAGAATGGCAACTGGACTTTGATATATTGCGAAACTGTAAGACTAATATATGACTGAGATGTGATTGTGTATTCTTATGGAGTGATATACTGGAATATTCTTTTATAGGAAATTTTAGCCCATGGAGCACTAAATTCTACAGTTAAATCTTATGTCTATAATTGATACACAGTAATGTACATTATAACCCCAAAATGAAATTTTGCAGTCGAAGAGCACACGGTGAACTATGTAAAAACAGGATCTTCACTTTGGGAATCTTCTTTTGTAAAAAAAGCACTTTTCTATTACCAACTGGCATGTGAATGAATTTTAGATTCTCTCCTTTGTTATGATCCTGTAGAAGTGAAATCTCTTTAATCTGCCTGTTAATGGATAAATCCATCATACAGATGTTGAAACAAAGCACCTTATACTATGCTGCTTGAACTTGCTTGTAATTGCACCTTTTGTTACCTGCAGATTTTTCTTAATGAGTATTCTTGTGTGATACCATTGTTCCCCGTGGGTCTGGGTGAAGGATTAACCAATCTGCAGCATCAGTTACTTACAGTTTCTATTTCAATACAGCATTGTATTGTGAGTTCAGTgcttcagaaataaatgctaCTTCCATTTGTCTGTTTTGGTTGTGTATCACTTATTTCTTCTACAAAATTAAATCAGACCTTCATAGAACTGAagaatttgaaaattaattttgctagAAGCCTGACACATTCTTCCCCTACTGAAGTAGTCCCACTTCAAATCTAGtcagtttaaaattattttggccATTCTTTAACCTTGGGCATGTATTTATCTATAGGTATAGCAAAGAAACAACATCACCACCTTTCCTATAGCTGTAGAAGTTGCTTTACATTAATTGAaacaatttatttctctttaaacagACAACGACCCTTAACTTCAATCAAACTGACAAGAAGTCCCACTTTAACAAGAAAATATGCTTCAAAAACTCACAGCAGTTGTCTGAAGCTTTGACAGTAGGTTAACATGGGGCTGTAATGTGGATATAAGGGCCCCAGCtttaaaaaaggctttattGCATTCTGTACTACAAAACCTGAGCTCATTCCATTTAAAGGAAGTGTGAAATCCTAGTCATAAACATGAGGCTTATTTGAAAACTTGTTTCATACAAGTAGTGGTCTCCTCACACCCATGCATTCAAGTAAAATTCTCTGAATTGGCAGGTGTTCTCTGCCCACTGGACCCCAGTGTGTCCCAGGCTCTGGTGCAATGTTGGTGGGTGCTGGACTTTTCTCCGTTGGTTGTGGCTCTGGGGATGTTTCCTGTATTATCTGTAAGGACACGCTTCTATCACACAGCACTTATTTGCAGTCTTTTCAGTCAGCAGCTCATTAGCAGATTACAATTACTGTGCCTGGGTTATCATCAGCTGTCTCTGTGCTTTCATTGTTAAATGGGATAAAGCAGAATTTCCAGCTGACAAATGGATCCCTAGACCACATCTCCTCTGTCAAGTCAACATTGTGACACCGACACCAGTATGCTACCGcaatgagaaagctgttgatgAAGTACAGCCAGGGGACGTTCATCTCCATGTAGGCTGGAATCTGAGCACCGAGAAACAAAATGATGATTTGAAGAACAACAAAAGGTGCCCAAGTGCCAAGAAAACAGATGAGGAGTCTGGTCAGGAGCTGCCACTTAAAGCAAGTGCTGTTGTTGTTGGACACATACGAGAACATCAGAACAGGCTGACTGGCAAAGGATACTAGCCTGACAGATAGCAGCATGGTTGTAACTTCCTTCCAACAGGCCAGGAGAGCTGTGCCTGTAAGCAGCACCATGGCACAGGAGAATGAGTAACTCTGCAGGCTGGCATAGAGGGGACACcgataaggagaaaaatggttcTGAGTGTCTAGTTCTTCATAGATAGCGGGAACTTTcagaatacaaaaaaaccctgaaatccATATAGTGACCACAGCAAATATATAAAGTAATCTTTGACCTCTTTTAGGAAACTGAGAAGTTTGGGCTATAGTCATGTAATAATCCAGGCCAGCCACAAGATACACTGGGTAATGAAGTATACCATAGGTGAGAGAAATCACCTGAGTGAACAGGCAAATGTGGTACTTTGTAAATCGCACACCCCAGAGCGCAaagtcttcaaaataaaaaatgaaagagatgcTCATCAGCAGTGTGAAATCGAGAAGCGCCAGTGAAACACAGAAGTATCCCATAAAACTGACTTTCACGGCTGTTTTCTTCACTTGCAACATGAAGAAATCAAGGAACACTTTGCCGAACATAATCAAGAGCAGCATGCAGCTGATCTCCAGCGGCTGGTTGACCTGGGTATAGGGATGCTGACCAGGGCAATTTTCAGAGAGTATGGCAGCCATCCTCCAGTGGTGGGCGGAAAGGAAGTATCACAGGGCACAGTGCTTCATACCTGGGAAGTCAAAAAGAGGTCTGTAAAAACTTGGTTTTGGGTACCTCTACCAATTAGTTAATTCTCCATCACAGCAACTGCCACATTTACATCTGAATTTTCCAGGCTCCTTAATTAAGAGTAAATAGGCTCACTAACACATCATTAAGTTGTCCTGCCTAAATTTTATATGCTTCAGATATACATTCTTGAGAGTTAAAAGGTCAACATAGACCTAAGTTACTTTCCTAGCTACTTTCCTAAGGAAAGGTTTAGAAAGTAAGTAAGCCTGTGCTCCTTTCCTTTAGAAAGCATGAGGGGTCTTTCTGCCCAGTCAGGCAGAGGGACGGGTGTTTCAGGGCTCTGGAACACAGATTGCAGAAATgtcctgaaagcagaaaaagcatcAACCCAACTCATCATCCTTTTTCAGATccaaagcacacacacacacttcattAGTTGATTGGGCTTTTTTGTTCATCCTTCAGCAATGTATGATCTACTATGACAGACACCTCAGAACCGATGTTTTTCCACTTGGACTTCCTTATGATaactcttttctgtgttttcattccTAAGGAAAATGAACACAGGATTGCTTCGTGTATGTCAGCAAGACATATTAGAGAAAGCTGTATGCGCTTTCTTCTCTTTACTAGAGAAGCAGGATGGTGCCAGCATTCTCAGcaacagcagaggaaagctgaGAAGCGGAGAAGCCAAGAGCCAGGATCTCTGTTAACAGTGATGCACTTGTATTTCAACAGACACCTACATTTCATTACCAGCTTGCCAGAACTGGTGAACATTGAGTCAGTGTCTCCTGAGAAGCGGAGTAATAACAACCCCAAGTACTTGGCAGTGCAACTCGAGAAGCATCCACTGCGCTCAGCTGCAAGGGCTTGCCGCTTCACTCTGCACATTTCACCGTCTAAAACCGAACACATTTTACACTACAACTTAAAACAGACTTCTGTgtgtattttccctttcatatACCGGATGCTGCCCGTGCGTATGCAGAAAGGAGGCAATCAGGGTCATGCTATGTAAGCGATCACTTGAATCCGTCTGTAATGTTATTATCGTCATAACGCAAAGTCACCTGTGCACAGGTTGGGCCTTCCGCCGGCTGTCCGAAGCCCcgggcagagcagcaggagcgGCGTTAACCCCGCCGCAGAACGGCGCGGACAGGACCCGCACCTGCCGGCCCCTCCGCACCCTCCCGCGGCAGCCGCGGGCTGTCCGCGCCTTCCCGGCTCCCGCAATCCCCCGCCCGGCTCAGGGACCGCGCCAGCCCCTCCCGGCCGCAGGGCGCCGACGGAAGAGGGACGCTTGAGCGGCGCCCGGGCTGGGAGCGGCTCCCGCGGCGAGTCCTCGCCAGCCCGGCCCCTGCTCGCCCGAACCCCCACCTGCTGCAGCCACCGCCCCTCCGCGCTCCTCCTCGGCCTGTGCTGCGGCGACCTTCGGCTCCCCCTCAGGCGGCAGCCATCTGCGCCGCTCCGCATCGTGCGGGGACCCTGCCAGCGGGCGGACGGGAACGGCTCGGCTCAGTTCGgctgggctcggctcggctcggctggCGGCGCGGGGGGGGCGGGTGGGGCCAGGCTCCCCCGCCCGGCCCGCACTCAGCGGAGCCGGTCCGGCCGCTCGGCGCCCGGCAGCTTCCTCCGGGGCGCCTGAGCGCACAGcgccggcggggccgggccgggccgggccgggcagggcagggctgttcCTCGCGGCGGTGAGGGGCTCGTGGTGAGGGCAGCGTCACCGCCCGGAGGAGAGGCGCTGTGTTGGATCCCGCCCTCCGCTCGCCCCCGCTGGGGCTGAGGGAAGCGCGACGGCTGCGGGCGCGGGAGGAGAGCGCCTGCCGTTACCGGGGCGCTGAGGGCAGGGCACACTCACTCTGTGCGTGCCAGGCAAACGCTTTCCGCTCTAAACGTGCGACCTGTGTGGAGCACAGGCAGCGGGTGACGGTGGGGCGCTGAGGGCGCCTCGGCAGGTGCCGGCGGAAGCCATGGTTCCTGATGGGTGCCTCAGCACTCGATGGCAACGGCCCACCTGTGGCGGGGACCCCGGGGGGTTGGCTCACGGGGCCCGGTGTTGACGCAGCGTGTGCTCGCCCAGCCGTGCCGGCGGACGGGCGCCGGTGTCACCTGCACGGAGCTGGTCAGGATGAGTGCGGATGCCGGGCCCCTCCCAGAGATGTCCATGGAAGTACCCTGAGGACACGCGGAAAACTGGTTCCTGTTTCTCTCCTGGTCTGTCGGCTGGGAGAAcgctcctgtccccatccacgGAGCCCTCCGTGGGCAAGCGTGTGGGCACCTGTAATGCTCTGGATCTGTGGGCTTCCACACGGCTTGCACCGAACGCAGCATGCCTCTCAAGACATGACTAGTCACCTTGTTACAGCATAGCTCTACTTTTATCACTGATTAAGCCATTCAATAAATCCGAATAGGAATTCTTTTCACCATGAGAACAAGCAGCcgctggaataatctccccagggaagtgctggATTCCCCAGCGTTGACCACTTTAaggattcagctggacagggagCTGTGACATCTCATCTAGCCTGTGCTTTTGACaagatgatccttaaggtcgcTTCCAGCCTGGCGGTGTGTGAGCCTGTGGCTGCAGAAGTCAGACACTGGTGCATTTGCAATACAGCTCGAATTTTTAACATCATGTAGTGGTTTTATAGAACGCTTCTGGCTTTGAATTACAACACAGAATTGTACAAACCCTTCAATACTGTGTATTTATTCTGTTCCACAGGGGAACTTAATATTTAGCTGGAAACTACATTCTGGTACTGATATAGCTGAAGGCCTATACAGTAAATATTAAGCAATATTTTACTGTGAACGTTatcttggcaaaaaaaaaaagtcttacaaATGGCTCTCTCAACTCCATCTTCCTCAGAGATTCTCAACAACTGAGTTTAGGAGAGAAGTTGGGGAGTGCCCATTATCTGTTCTATGATAATGATACTTTAGTAGATAATCCTGAAGGTGTGTACCAGATCTCAATGGGCTGGCTTTTTAGCTTGTCCACCCTGCAGCAATCTACTTAATAGAATTTAAAAATTCGCAGTAGCAGCTTTTTGCCTCTTCGGATCAAAGTAGTAATTTAGTTTTCCATTTGTTGTTTCTATTTTCCATCTACCAGCATGTGTAGGATAGGAGCGCATCCCAAGGAACGGCTTGCTGAGAGACCTGAGCTGTGCTTCTCAAGTTAATGGGCAGTGGTTTCCTGATCTCTGCATGCACGCGATACAGCTTTTTCCCTTCACGGTTTTGGTAATTCGAGGCTAAATCTAACAGGAGGCTTGGAAGCTTGTGAGTTCAATGCTGCAGCGCCTGCCTTATGCTGAACAGCCTGGAGCCCTGTGCTGCCACTCCTCTGCCTCCATGGGGTGCTTGTCCAGACTCATTTACTGGGCAGGAGTTGCTAGTGTGAGTCTCCAGATGATCTGGGAAAAGTAGTGTCCTAATGTCCTGCCTTTGTTAAAAACGAGGTGGGAATAAATGACATCATTTAGATACTTTCTGCAGATTGGACAGCctgagaaactgaggcagagcatCTGATTTCTGGGACCTCAGGAGGGGAGCTGAACCTTTAGGAGCTTTTTGGTTTATTGTATGTCACTGAATTTAACCTGCCTTGTTGGGTCTAAACTTGCTTACAGACCAGCTACATGTTTAGCATGTCTAGTGTCCACTGGGAGGGAAACGTTTTTTGTTGTCCTTCTGGCAGGGTAGACTGCAAATCCATGTCTGGCCTAGCTGTGTGTGATCTGTGTGTAGAGAAGCAGCTGGCAGAACCTCTTCTGAAAGCAACTAACCCTATGGAATTAAATTCAGATGTAAGTGgagccttttttcttctttttccatcttcttcTCTCTCCATGGTTCATCTCAAGGATTAAATAACTTCAGGGAGAGAAAGAATTGGGTTTCTTTGGGTGGAAAACTGAGACTGAtcatctgaaaagaaacatgagTGCTTCAAGTAATCTAAAGCAGCTTTCACATTCACACTGGCAATATTTACTTATTCCAACTGCGCTTGCTAGGACTGTGCAATATAGTAACAAAATGTTTATACCTGGGATGGGTGCTGTACATGCTGAGCAGCTAGTTTTCTTAGTTCTAATCCAAACTAAAGCAGTGGTAGTGAAGGAATTGTTTGGATGGTATCTTTCCaatgtatgtttgtttgtttctgatcATGTCTGTGTTTATGACTGCAGCAACTATGGCACTGGCCCCTGTGGGGAGATACCCTGGGCAGTGGAAATGAGCAACCAGGAGCGGACGGGGACAGTTCAGACAGTTTTTTCTGCTGACAAGAATCCTAATGAGTGTGGGTCTCCAGAGTGTGCAGCACCATATGTCTGCTCCATTCTCAGTGAGCCTTCTGAGCAGGCTCCTCAGTGTGGCCCACAGGAGCGCTTTGCTGCCCAGGTTACATCCTGTGTTAATGCCGGGACTACTTCAtggcttccctttccctccacCAAggccctctgtgctgctgctttgaaagtTTGCTTATTACTCACTGATTACTCTCAGGTGATTGTTTTCTGCTCCGGAGTACAACATGTCATCTTCCTGTTTTTCATAGAAATAACATTGTGAGATGGGATGCCCTGGGAAACAAAGGCATTGCTTAGGGCTGGCAGGTCCTTCTTGCTGTGCTAGAAGCTTGCTTACACTCAGTATCGGCCCTTCTTTAGCATGGGCTCAATTTGCAGCTCCGCAGGAAAACTTGCAGGTAATTGACAAACACCATACTCTAAACAATGCCTTGAGCCCATCCTGCTTCATTGAAGACACTGCATTTGTATTTGTGTGCAGCAAGAAACAGGCTTAAGAAGTTAGTTTATATTTGCATGCGGGCAGCTGTGTGTGGAAAATAAGACAGGAGATGGCCTCCTCCAGGAAGAGGGCTCATGAAATGATACAGCAAACCTCTTGCGAAAGCAGTTTGTGTAGTCTTCAGATCGTGGTGTTGTGGT from Lathamus discolor isolate bLatDis1 chromosome 3, bLatDis1.hap1, whole genome shotgun sequence encodes the following:
- the GPR160 gene encoding probable G-protein coupled receptor 160, producing the protein MAAILSENCPGQHPYTQVNQPLEISCMLLLIMFGKVFLDFFMLQVKKTAVKVSFMGYFCVSLALLDFTLLMSISFIFYFEDFALWGVRFTKYHICLFTQVISLTYGILHYPVYLVAGLDYYMTIAQTSQFPKRGQRLLYIFAVVTIWISGFFCILKVPAIYEELDTQNHFSPYRCPLYASLQSYSFSCAMVLLTGTALLACWKEVTTMLLSVRLVSFASQPVLMFSYVSNNNSTCFKWQLLTRLLICFLGTWAPFVVLQIIILFLGAQIPAYMEMNVPWLYFINSFLIAVAYWCRCHNVDLTEEMWSRDPFVSWKFCFIPFNNESTETADDNPGTVIVIC